A genome region from Coprococcus phoceensis includes the following:
- a CDS encoding uracil-DNA glycosylase, producing the protein MAAINGDWLEALKDEFKKDYYKQLFEKVNEEYRTRLIFPPANDIFNAFHLTPLKDVKVVILGQDPYHGNNQAHGLCFSVKPEVEIPPSLVNIYKELHDDLGCTIPDHGYLVKWAKQGVLMLNTVLTVRAHQANSHRGIGWEEFTDAAIRVLNTQDRPIVFILWGRPAQMKKAMLNNPKHLILEAPHPSPLSSYRGFFGSRPFSKTNQFLEANGVEPIDWQIDEL; encoded by the coding sequence ATGGCGGCAATCAACGGAGATTGGCTGGAAGCATTAAAGGATGAATTCAAAAAAGACTATTATAAGCAGCTGTTTGAGAAGGTGAACGAAGAGTATCGGACGAGATTAATATTTCCACCGGCAAATGACATATTTAACGCATTTCATCTGACACCTTTAAAAGATGTGAAAGTGGTTATCTTAGGACAGGATCCGTATCATGGAAATAATCAGGCGCATGGACTTTGCTTTTCGGTAAAGCCGGAGGTGGAGATACCACCATCGCTTGTAAATATTTACAAAGAACTGCATGATGATTTGGGGTGCACGATTCCTGACCACGGATACCTTGTGAAATGGGCGAAACAGGGAGTGTTAATGCTCAATACTGTTTTGACTGTGCGGGCGCATCAGGCAAATTCCCACAGAGGAATCGGCTGGGAAGAGTTTACAGATGCGGCAATCCGTGTGTTGAATACACAGGATCGACCGATTGTGTTTATTTTATGGGGAAGACCGGCTCAGATGAAAAAAGCGATGTTGAATAACCCAAAGCATCTGATATTGGAAGCTCCACATCCAAGTCCACTGTCTTCTTACCGTGGTTTTTTTGGAAGCAGACCATTCAGTAAGACGAATCAATTCCTTGAGGCGAATGGAGTGGAACCGATCGACTGGCAGATTGATGAATTGTAG